A single genomic interval of Zingiber officinale cultivar Zhangliang chromosome 4A, Zo_v1.1, whole genome shotgun sequence harbors:
- the LOC121971729 gene encoding serine--tRNA ligase-like produces the protein MLDVNLFRSEKGFDPEIIRESQRRRFASVEVVDEVINLDKEWRQRQFELDALRRDANRLTKEIKNLKIAGKDATEVISSTEETKKLIAAKELEVQEAKSTLDLKLESIGNLIHDSVPVSNDEANNAVIRTWGDRRVETNLRNHVELVKRLDIADLEKGADVAGGRGFYLKGDGVLLNLALINYGLAFLTKRMYQPMQTPFFMRKDVMAKCAQLAQFDEELYKVTGEGDDKYLIATAEQPLCAYHLNDRLYPQDLPIRYAGYSTCFRKEAGSHGRDTLGIFRVHQFEKIEQFCITSPNDNDSWEMHEEMLKNSEDFYKELKIPYQVVAIVSGALNDAAAKKYDLEGWFPASSTYRELVSCSNCTDYQSRRLGIGYGQKKNDEQAKQYVHMLNSTLTATERTVCCILENYQTEDGVIVPEVLRPFMGGKEFLHFKPEPEAKSKKSKAKEGSGAQASR, from the exons ATGTTGGACGTCAATCTTTTCCGATCGGAGAAAGGATTCGATCCTGAGATCATACGCGAGTCCCAGCGCCGCCGGTTTGCGAGCGTGGAAGTCGTGGACGAGGTCATCAACCTCGACAAGGAATGGCGCCAAC GTCAATTTGAGCTTGATGCCCTAAGAAGAGACGCCAATCGGCTTACGAAGGAGATCAAAAATCTCAAAATA GCAGGAAAAGATGCAACGGAGGTGATTAGCAGCACCGAGGAGACAAAGAAGTTGATAGCGGCGAAGGAATTGGAAGTCCAGGAGGCAAAGTCTACATTGGACTTGAAACTTGAGAGTATCGGCAACCTCATCCATGACTCTGTTCCAGTTAGCAATGATGAG GCAAATAATGCTGTGATTCGAACTTGGGGAGATAGGCGGGTGGAAACCAATTTGAGAAATCATGTAGAACTTGTTAAGCGCCTTGACATTGCGGACTTGGAGAAGG GTGCTGATGTTGCTGGTGGAAGAGGTTTCTATCTAAAAGGGGATGGTGTCCTGTTGAACTTGGCGTTGATTAACTATGGCCTGGCATTTCTAACAAAAAGAATGTACCAACCAATGCAGACTCCATTTTTTATGAGAAAAGATGTAATGGCAAAATGTGCTCAGTTGGCTCAATTTGATGAAGAGTTGTACAAG GTGACAGGTGAAGGGGATGATAAATATCTAATTGCTACTGCTGAACAGCCACTGTGTGCTTATCATCTAAATGATAGACTTTATCCACAAGATCTTCCTATTCG ATATGCTGGATACTCAACATGCTTCAGAAAGGAAGCTGGTTCACATGGTCGAGACACATTGGGAATTTTCAGGGTGCACCAGTTTGAAAAAATAGAACAGTTTTGCATCACCTCTCCAAATGATAATGACTCTTGGGAAATGCATGAAGAAATGTTAAAGAATTCAGAGGATTTCTACAAGGAG CTGAAAATCCCCTATCAAGTTGTGGCCATAGTTTCTGGTGCATTGAATGATGCGGCAGCCAAGAAGTATGATCTGGAAGGATGGTTTCCTGCATCAAGCACTTACAGAGAGTTAGTTTCTTGTTCAAATTGCACTGATTATCAATCAAGAAGATTAGGAATCGGTTATGGGCAAAAGAAG AACGACGAACAAGCAAAGCAGTATGTTCATATGCTGAATTCTACTTTAACAGCAACAGAAAGGACAGTATGTTGTATTCTTGAAAACTATCAGACTGAAGATGGAGTTATAGTTCCTGAAGTTTTACGACCGTTTATGGGCGGCAAAGAATTCCTCCATTTCAAGCCAGAACCTGAAGCCAAATCAAAGAAGTCTAAAGCTAAG GAAGGCTCTGGAGCTCAAGCAAGCAGATGA
- the LOC121973806 gene encoding homeobox-leucine zipper protein HOX14-like, with translation MSHRLDALLFSSVDGHVSRAAVVAAGGVAGEAPRRRRKRPRAAVDAKKRRLSDEQVKLLETRFGEETKLEFGRKLHLAAELGLDPKQVAVWFQNRRARHKNKQVEEAYLELKAIHDATLLEKSHLENEVLKLNDKLLAAEEELKRFSLSATTGGGNGGGDPVGSPNSSTSTCQPAVSEFGGIEEEAELRYLYEYDCLMEWEYNFYGM, from the exons ATGAGCCACCGGCTAGACGCTTTGCTCTTCTCCTCTGTCGACGGTCACGTCTCTCGAGCTGCGGTGGTCGCAGCGGGAGGCGTCGCCGGCGAGGCGCCGCGACGGAGGAGGAAGAGGCCGCGCGCCGCCGTCGACGCGAAGAAGCGGCGGCTGAGCGACGAGCAGGTGAAGTTGTTGGAGACGCGTTTCGGGGAGGAGACGAAGCTGGAGTTCGGCCGGAAGCTGCACCTCGCCGCCGAGCTCGGGCTCGACCCCAAGCAGGTCGCCGTCTGGTTCCAGAACCGCCGGGCGCGGCACAAGAACAAGCAGGTGGAGGAGGCCTACCTCGAGCTCAAGGCCATCCACGACGCCACGCTCCTCGAAAAGTCCCACCTCGAGAACGAG GTGCTGAAGTTGAATGACAAGCTTCTTGCAGCTGAAGAAGAACTTAAGAGATTCTCCCTCAGCGCCACCACCGGCGGTGGAAATGGTGGCGGCGACCCAGTCGGAAGTCCAAACTCATCGACTTCGACTTGCCAGCCCGCAGTATCAGAGTTTGGAGGCATAGAGGAAGAAGCCGAACTGAGGTACCTATACGAGTATGATTGCCTGATGGAATGGGAATACAATTTCTATGGTATGTGA